In a single window of the Portunus trituberculatus isolate SZX2019 chromosome 9, ASM1759143v1, whole genome shotgun sequence genome:
- the LOC123501226 gene encoding delta(14)-sterol reductase TM7SF2-like isoform X2 — translation MPRSKMPRFKVKEEVMARWPGSALWFRGWVVDMNDIEYQIRFDDEAKSEMVLKYKDVRSAGEFKRSSSKGRSRSRGRSRSRGRTSRGRSPTRKSPARKSPARNQSPGRRGPGRPSKNKVKEIDNVITTTTTTTEEEVTVLTRGAQEAEALIWAKNDSPLPSLRPRLARADLHTPRTSTPTRQSPRLTVLTNNKVNDVEVNNVKPQKVVVEESPVKRPGVVQRLGSCLCGLVCGAGCLLKRVLSALVPSMATITTLPALAFMLAMPVVLNEMCTKSKCTVMELPSIPQKLQYYYDPLAIAIVLGFMIVQTLLCLVPLGRKVQPISGASVRCNGFVAVVLSLSVVPLCLYMDYNILVVYSKYRHVMATSLVIGIVLSLAAYIHGHYAPKDARNPAGNSGSFLADLFVGREVAPVVLSLDLKFVLVRIVCLAQIVINILIVVKDMQGHQGQYSPTMLLASIMQIFYAANWIWFEDAYLTTYEYQRQGFGLFLILGDLSMPFILPIFSRFVLNHRTELEWYWLTAIALLNLTGYTICRGSNNQKHAFRSNPSDPALARLESLPTAAGTRLLVSGWWGLVRHPNYLGDILIVISWALVCGFTHALPWVLVGLDVLFLVARTYEVEACCSKKYGAAWDSYTKRVKCRLIPKVF, via the exons ATGCCGAg GTCGAAGATGCCGCGGTtcaaagtgaaggaggaggtgatggcgcGCTGGCCGGGCTCCGCGCTGTGGTTCAGGGGCTGGGTGGTGGACATGAACGACATCGAGTACCAGATTAGATTCGACGACGAGGCGAAGTCCGAGATGGTCCTCAAATACAAGGATGTCAGG AGTGCAGGAGAGTTCAAGCGTTCATCCAGCAAGGGCAGGTCGCGGAGCCGTGGCCGATCCAGGAGTCGGGGTCGCACGTCCAGGGGCAGAAGTCCCACCCGCAAGAGTCCTGCCCGCAAAAGTCCTGCCCGTAACCAGAGTCCAGGGCGGAGAGGGCCTGGCCGGCCATCTAAGAACAAGGTGAAAGAGATTGAcaatgtcatcaccaccaccaccaccaccactgaggaggaggtgacggtgCTGACCAGAGGAGCGCAGGAAGCCGAGGCATTGATCTGGGCCAAGAATGACTCCCCACTGCCGTCATTGCGACCCAGACTGGCCCGGGCTGACCTGCACACACCCCGCACCTCCACACCCACCAGACAGTCTCCTCGCCTCACTGTGCTCACCAACAACAAG GTGAATGATGTGGAGGTGAACAACGTGAAGCCACAaaaggtggtagtggaggagagcCCCGTGAAGCGGCCGGGTGTGGTGCAGCGCCTGGGCAGTTGCCTGTGTGGCCTGGTGTGTGGCGCCGGCTGTCTCTTGAAGAGAGTGTTGAGTGCCCTGGTGCCCTCCatggccaccatcaccaccctgcCTGCCTTAGCATTCATGCTGGCCATGCCTGTTGTCCTCAATGAAATGTGCACAAAG AGCAAATGCACCGTGATGGAGTTGCCGTCCATCCCTCAGAAGCTGCAGTATTACTATGACCCGCTGGCAATAGCCATTGTGTTGGGTTTCATGATTGTGCAGACCTTGCTGTGCCTGGTGCCGCTGGGCAGGAAAGTGCAGCCCATCAGTGGAGCCTCTGTGCGCTGCAATG GgtttgtggcagtggtgttgtctCTGTCGGTGGTGCCTCTGTGCCTGTACATGGATTACAACATACTGGTGGTGTACTCCAAGTATCGGCATGTGATGGCCACCAGCCTGGTAATAGGGATCGTGCTGTCCCTGGCCGCCTACATCCACGGCCACTATGCCCCCAAGGATGCCAGGAACCCGGCCGGCAACTCTGGCTCCTTCCTGGCCGACCTCTTTGTGGGGCGAGAGGTGGCACCTGTCGTGTTGTCCCTGGACCTCAAGTTTGTGCTGGTCCGCATCGTTTGCCTGGCCCAG ATTGTGATCAACATACTCATTGTAGTGAAGGACATGCAGGGCCACCAGGGCCAGTATAGCCCCACCATGCTGCTGGCCTCCATCATGCAG ATATTCTACGCAGCCAACTGGATCTGGTTTGAGGATGCCTACCTCACCACTTATGAGTACCAGCGCCAAGGGTTTGggctcttcctcatccttggAGATCTGTCAATGCCCTTCATCCTGCCCATCTTCTCCAGATTTGTCTTGAACCACCG GACTGAGCTGGAGTGGTACTGGCTGACGGCAATTGCTCTCCTCAACCTGACGGGCTACACCATCTGCCGCGGCTCCAACAACCAGAAGCACGCCTTCCGCTCCAACCCATCCGACCCTGCCCTGGCCC GCCTGGAGAGTCTCCCCACCGCTGCCGGCACCAGGCTGCTTGTGTCTGGCTGGTGGGGGCTGGTGCGTCATCCCAACTACCTCGGAGACATCCTCATCGTCATCTCCTGGGCCCTTGTCTGTG GCTTCACCCATGCCCTGCCCTGGGTGCTGGTGGGTCTAGACGTGCTGTTCCTGGTGGCGAGGACCTATGAGGTAGAGGCGTGCTGCAGCAAGAAGTACGGTGCCGCCTGGGACAGCTACACTAAGAGGGTCAAGTGTCGCCTCATACCCAAAGTGTTTTAG
- the LOC123501226 gene encoding delta(14)-sterol reductase TM7SF2-like isoform X3 yields the protein MPRFKVKEEVMARWPGSALWFRGWVVDMNDIEYQIRFDDEAKSEMVLKYKDVRSAGEFKRSSSKGRSRSRGRSRSRGRTSRGRSPTRKSPARKSPARNQSPGRRGPGRPSKNKVKEIDNVITTTTTTTEEEVTVLTRGAQEAEALIWAKNDSPLPSLRPRLARADLHTPRTSTPTRQSPRLTVLTNNKVNDVEVNNVKPQKVVVEESPVKRPGVVQRLGSCLCGLVCGAGCLLKRVLSALVPSMATITTLPALAFMLAMPVVLNEMCTKSKCTVMELPSIPQKLQYYYDPLAIAIVLGFMIVQTLLCLVPLGRKVQPISGASVRCNGFVAVVLSLSVVPLCLYMDYNILVVYSKYRHVMATSLVIGIVLSLAAYIHGHYAPKDARNPAGNSGSFLADLFVGREVAPVVLSLDLKFVLVRIVCLAQIVINILIVVKDMQGHQGQYSPTMLLASIMQIFYAANWIWFEDAYLTTYEYQRQGFGLFLILGDLSMPFILPIFSRFVLNHRTELEWYWLTAIALLNLTGYTICRGSNNQKHAFRSNPSDPALARLESLPTAAGTRLLVSGWWGLVRHPNYLGDILIVISWALVCGFTHALPWVLVGLDVLFLVARTYEVEACCSKKYGAAWDSYTKRVKCRLIPKVF from the exons ATGCCGCGGTtcaaagtgaaggaggaggtgatggcgcGCTGGCCGGGCTCCGCGCTGTGGTTCAGGGGCTGGGTGGTGGACATGAACGACATCGAGTACCAGATTAGATTCGACGACGAGGCGAAGTCCGAGATGGTCCTCAAATACAAGGATGTCAGG AGTGCAGGAGAGTTCAAGCGTTCATCCAGCAAGGGCAGGTCGCGGAGCCGTGGCCGATCCAGGAGTCGGGGTCGCACGTCCAGGGGCAGAAGTCCCACCCGCAAGAGTCCTGCCCGCAAAAGTCCTGCCCGTAACCAGAGTCCAGGGCGGAGAGGGCCTGGCCGGCCATCTAAGAACAAGGTGAAAGAGATTGAcaatgtcatcaccaccaccaccaccaccactgaggaggaggtgacggtgCTGACCAGAGGAGCGCAGGAAGCCGAGGCATTGATCTGGGCCAAGAATGACTCCCCACTGCCGTCATTGCGACCCAGACTGGCCCGGGCTGACCTGCACACACCCCGCACCTCCACACCCACCAGACAGTCTCCTCGCCTCACTGTGCTCACCAACAACAAG GTGAATGATGTGGAGGTGAACAACGTGAAGCCACAaaaggtggtagtggaggagagcCCCGTGAAGCGGCCGGGTGTGGTGCAGCGCCTGGGCAGTTGCCTGTGTGGCCTGGTGTGTGGCGCCGGCTGTCTCTTGAAGAGAGTGTTGAGTGCCCTGGTGCCCTCCatggccaccatcaccaccctgcCTGCCTTAGCATTCATGCTGGCCATGCCTGTTGTCCTCAATGAAATGTGCACAAAG AGCAAATGCACCGTGATGGAGTTGCCGTCCATCCCTCAGAAGCTGCAGTATTACTATGACCCGCTGGCAATAGCCATTGTGTTGGGTTTCATGATTGTGCAGACCTTGCTGTGCCTGGTGCCGCTGGGCAGGAAAGTGCAGCCCATCAGTGGAGCCTCTGTGCGCTGCAATG GgtttgtggcagtggtgttgtctCTGTCGGTGGTGCCTCTGTGCCTGTACATGGATTACAACATACTGGTGGTGTACTCCAAGTATCGGCATGTGATGGCCACCAGCCTGGTAATAGGGATCGTGCTGTCCCTGGCCGCCTACATCCACGGCCACTATGCCCCCAAGGATGCCAGGAACCCGGCCGGCAACTCTGGCTCCTTCCTGGCCGACCTCTTTGTGGGGCGAGAGGTGGCACCTGTCGTGTTGTCCCTGGACCTCAAGTTTGTGCTGGTCCGCATCGTTTGCCTGGCCCAG ATTGTGATCAACATACTCATTGTAGTGAAGGACATGCAGGGCCACCAGGGCCAGTATAGCCCCACCATGCTGCTGGCCTCCATCATGCAG ATATTCTACGCAGCCAACTGGATCTGGTTTGAGGATGCCTACCTCACCACTTATGAGTACCAGCGCCAAGGGTTTGggctcttcctcatccttggAGATCTGTCAATGCCCTTCATCCTGCCCATCTTCTCCAGATTTGTCTTGAACCACCG GACTGAGCTGGAGTGGTACTGGCTGACGGCAATTGCTCTCCTCAACCTGACGGGCTACACCATCTGCCGCGGCTCCAACAACCAGAAGCACGCCTTCCGCTCCAACCCATCCGACCCTGCCCTGGCCC GCCTGGAGAGTCTCCCCACCGCTGCCGGCACCAGGCTGCTTGTGTCTGGCTGGTGGGGGCTGGTGCGTCATCCCAACTACCTCGGAGACATCCTCATCGTCATCTCCTGGGCCCTTGTCTGTG GCTTCACCCATGCCCTGCCCTGGGTGCTGGTGGGTCTAGACGTGCTGTTCCTGGTGGCGAGGACCTATGAGGTAGAGGCGTGCTGCAGCAAGAAGTACGGTGCCGCCTGGGACAGCTACACTAAGAGGGTCAAGTGTCGCCTCATACCCAAAGTGTTTTAG
- the LOC123501226 gene encoding delta(14)-sterol reductase TM7SF2-like isoform X1 has translation MPSRSKMPRFKVKEEVMARWPGSALWFRGWVVDMNDIEYQIRFDDEAKSEMVLKYKDVRSAGEFKRSSSKGRSRSRGRSRSRGRTSRGRSPTRKSPARKSPARNQSPGRRGPGRPSKNKVKEIDNVITTTTTTTEEEVTVLTRGAQEAEALIWAKNDSPLPSLRPRLARADLHTPRTSTPTRQSPRLTVLTNNKVNDVEVNNVKPQKVVVEESPVKRPGVVQRLGSCLCGLVCGAGCLLKRVLSALVPSMATITTLPALAFMLAMPVVLNEMCTKSKCTVMELPSIPQKLQYYYDPLAIAIVLGFMIVQTLLCLVPLGRKVQPISGASVRCNGFVAVVLSLSVVPLCLYMDYNILVVYSKYRHVMATSLVIGIVLSLAAYIHGHYAPKDARNPAGNSGSFLADLFVGREVAPVVLSLDLKFVLVRIVCLAQIVINILIVVKDMQGHQGQYSPTMLLASIMQIFYAANWIWFEDAYLTTYEYQRQGFGLFLILGDLSMPFILPIFSRFVLNHRTELEWYWLTAIALLNLTGYTICRGSNNQKHAFRSNPSDPALARLESLPTAAGTRLLVSGWWGLVRHPNYLGDILIVISWALVCGFTHALPWVLVGLDVLFLVARTYEVEACCSKKYGAAWDSYTKRVKCRLIPKVF, from the exons ATGCCGAg CAGGTCGAAGATGCCGCGGTtcaaagtgaaggaggaggtgatggcgcGCTGGCCGGGCTCCGCGCTGTGGTTCAGGGGCTGGGTGGTGGACATGAACGACATCGAGTACCAGATTAGATTCGACGACGAGGCGAAGTCCGAGATGGTCCTCAAATACAAGGATGTCAGG AGTGCAGGAGAGTTCAAGCGTTCATCCAGCAAGGGCAGGTCGCGGAGCCGTGGCCGATCCAGGAGTCGGGGTCGCACGTCCAGGGGCAGAAGTCCCACCCGCAAGAGTCCTGCCCGCAAAAGTCCTGCCCGTAACCAGAGTCCAGGGCGGAGAGGGCCTGGCCGGCCATCTAAGAACAAGGTGAAAGAGATTGAcaatgtcatcaccaccaccaccaccaccactgaggaggaggtgacggtgCTGACCAGAGGAGCGCAGGAAGCCGAGGCATTGATCTGGGCCAAGAATGACTCCCCACTGCCGTCATTGCGACCCAGACTGGCCCGGGCTGACCTGCACACACCCCGCACCTCCACACCCACCAGACAGTCTCCTCGCCTCACTGTGCTCACCAACAACAAG GTGAATGATGTGGAGGTGAACAACGTGAAGCCACAaaaggtggtagtggaggagagcCCCGTGAAGCGGCCGGGTGTGGTGCAGCGCCTGGGCAGTTGCCTGTGTGGCCTGGTGTGTGGCGCCGGCTGTCTCTTGAAGAGAGTGTTGAGTGCCCTGGTGCCCTCCatggccaccatcaccaccctgcCTGCCTTAGCATTCATGCTGGCCATGCCTGTTGTCCTCAATGAAATGTGCACAAAG AGCAAATGCACCGTGATGGAGTTGCCGTCCATCCCTCAGAAGCTGCAGTATTACTATGACCCGCTGGCAATAGCCATTGTGTTGGGTTTCATGATTGTGCAGACCTTGCTGTGCCTGGTGCCGCTGGGCAGGAAAGTGCAGCCCATCAGTGGAGCCTCTGTGCGCTGCAATG GgtttgtggcagtggtgttgtctCTGTCGGTGGTGCCTCTGTGCCTGTACATGGATTACAACATACTGGTGGTGTACTCCAAGTATCGGCATGTGATGGCCACCAGCCTGGTAATAGGGATCGTGCTGTCCCTGGCCGCCTACATCCACGGCCACTATGCCCCCAAGGATGCCAGGAACCCGGCCGGCAACTCTGGCTCCTTCCTGGCCGACCTCTTTGTGGGGCGAGAGGTGGCACCTGTCGTGTTGTCCCTGGACCTCAAGTTTGTGCTGGTCCGCATCGTTTGCCTGGCCCAG ATTGTGATCAACATACTCATTGTAGTGAAGGACATGCAGGGCCACCAGGGCCAGTATAGCCCCACCATGCTGCTGGCCTCCATCATGCAG ATATTCTACGCAGCCAACTGGATCTGGTTTGAGGATGCCTACCTCACCACTTATGAGTACCAGCGCCAAGGGTTTGggctcttcctcatccttggAGATCTGTCAATGCCCTTCATCCTGCCCATCTTCTCCAGATTTGTCTTGAACCACCG GACTGAGCTGGAGTGGTACTGGCTGACGGCAATTGCTCTCCTCAACCTGACGGGCTACACCATCTGCCGCGGCTCCAACAACCAGAAGCACGCCTTCCGCTCCAACCCATCCGACCCTGCCCTGGCCC GCCTGGAGAGTCTCCCCACCGCTGCCGGCACCAGGCTGCTTGTGTCTGGCTGGTGGGGGCTGGTGCGTCATCCCAACTACCTCGGAGACATCCTCATCGTCATCTCCTGGGCCCTTGTCTGTG GCTTCACCCATGCCCTGCCCTGGGTGCTGGTGGGTCTAGACGTGCTGTTCCTGGTGGCGAGGACCTATGAGGTAGAGGCGTGCTGCAGCAAGAAGTACGGTGCCGCCTGGGACAGCTACACTAAGAGGGTCAAGTGTCGCCTCATACCCAAAGTGTTTTAG